In Streptomyces sp. NBC_00569, a single genomic region encodes these proteins:
- the tnpA gene encoding IS200/IS605 family transposase, translated as MVFTPRYRRGPFSDEILTRCEEIMRTVCADFETELAEFNGERNHVHLLVHDPPKVAISQLLGSRKGVSARKLRQGFPNHIHEYLWGDHCWSPSYFAASCGGAQLAIIKEYIENQKRPD; from the coding sequence CTGGTCTTCACGCCCCGGTATCGCCGCGGCCCGTTCAGCGACGAGATACTTACGCGCTGCGAAGAGATCATGCGGACCGTGTGCGCCGACTTCGAAACCGAGCTGGCGGAGTTCAACGGCGAGCGCAACCACGTCCACCTGCTCGTGCACGACCCGCCCAAGGTCGCCATCTCCCAGTTGCTCGGCTCCCGCAAGGGCGTCTCAGCCCGCAAGCTCCGTCAGGGGTTCCCCAACCACATCCACGAGTACCTGTGGGGCGACCACTGCTGGTCCCCGTCCTACTTCGCCGCGTCCTGCGGCGGCGCACAGCTGGCGATCATCAAGGAGTACATCGAGAACCAGAAGCGTCCCGACTGA
- a CDS encoding DUF6191 domain-containing protein, whose product MVFVVFMTLPGLVILLTALAFADQLLLRAGRAGVLPWRNGARQGQISATGFEQLHASLSPGKQNELKERQSALLMRDDEEDGAPPNRTTVDLDGGTAVVRMPPAAQ is encoded by the coding sequence ATGGTTTTCGTCGTCTTCATGACCTTGCCAGGATTGGTCATCCTCCTGACTGCGCTGGCCTTCGCTGATCAGCTGCTGTTGCGTGCGGGCAGGGCCGGCGTTCTTCCGTGGCGGAACGGAGCTCGGCAGGGCCAGATTTCGGCGACCGGGTTCGAGCAACTGCACGCGAGCCTTTCGCCAGGAAAGCAGAACGAGCTGAAGGAGCGTCAGTCGGCACTTCTCATGCGCGACGACGAAGAGGACGGGGCTCCACCGAACCGAACTACGGTGGATCTGGACGGCGGGACCGCGGTTGTCCGGATGCCACCGGCCGCCCAGTAG